One Natrinema halophilum genomic window carries:
- a CDS encoding cation:proton antiporter → MVETVRIDILSLFLVLSVAWVFGALAERIGYPTMMGELFAGIAFGPALLGVLRPSELLSVLSELGVFLLMVYVGMEVDLQELFNLGSESLVIAFGAFVIPFGLGYAAGIWLGSTVEAALFLGLAMAATSLATKSRILTDLDLLDTRIANVLLGGALASDVGVLIAYAAIDSYVTAVRLNPVEIGVILLKVVGFFAATFVLGYRFLPIAWRYIERQRERYGFVDRTTAFTFAFLVSLLFAQLATIAELHMIIGGFVAGLFLRQADVESELHDHMETVIYDLAVGLFAPVFFVTVGFQITFDVVSDTPNVLVVLVAIAFLGKIIGSWLFALPTALTSREGLVIGFGMNGRGTVEIVIAEVAFRAEIIDQSLFSILIFIAVFTTALVPITVTWGVRLLENADELVYVDSTPMTDD, encoded by the coding sequence ATGGTCGAGACCGTCAGAATCGACATACTAAGTCTCTTCCTCGTTCTCTCCGTAGCGTGGGTCTTCGGTGCGCTTGCCGAACGGATCGGCTATCCGACCATGATGGGGGAGCTGTTCGCCGGCATTGCGTTCGGTCCCGCGTTGCTCGGGGTCCTCCGCCCGTCCGAATTGCTTTCAGTGCTATCCGAACTCGGCGTGTTCCTTCTGATGGTCTACGTTGGCATGGAAGTCGACTTGCAGGAGCTGTTCAACCTCGGTTCCGAGTCCCTGGTGATCGCTTTCGGCGCCTTCGTCATCCCGTTCGGGTTGGGATACGCGGCAGGCATCTGGCTCGGCAGTACCGTCGAGGCGGCACTGTTCCTCGGACTCGCGATGGCCGCCACGTCGTTGGCAACGAAGTCGCGTATCCTTACCGATCTCGATCTGCTCGATACCCGGATCGCGAACGTGTTACTCGGCGGGGCCCTCGCCTCCGACGTGGGCGTCCTTATCGCGTACGCGGCGATCGATAGCTACGTGACGGCCGTCAGGCTCAATCCAGTCGAGATCGGCGTGATCCTCCTCAAGGTGGTCGGCTTTTTCGCGGCGACATTCGTCTTAGGCTATCGCTTCTTGCCGATCGCGTGGCGGTACATCGAACGTCAGCGGGAACGATACGGCTTCGTCGACCGGACGACCGCGTTCACGTTTGCCTTTCTCGTCTCCCTGCTGTTCGCACAGCTCGCGACGATTGCGGAACTGCACATGATCATCGGCGGGTTCGTGGCTGGACTGTTTCTCCGACAGGCCGACGTCGAATCGGAACTGCACGACCACATGGAAACGGTCATCTACGACCTCGCAGTGGGCTTGTTTGCCCCCGTCTTCTTCGTCACGGTCGGGTTCCAGATCACCTTCGACGTGGTTTCCGATACCCCCAACGTGCTCGTCGTGCTCGTCGCCATCGCGTTCCTCGGCAAAATCATCGGCTCCTGGTTGTTCGCGCTCCCGACAGCCCTCACCTCACGCGAGGGCCTCGTCATCGGATTCGGGATGAATGGTCGCGGAACAGTCGAAATCGTCATCGCAGAGGTCGCGTTTCGCGCCGAGATCATCGACCAGTCCCTGTTCTCGATCCTGATCTTCATCGCCGTCTTCACGACTGCGCTCGTCCCCATTACCGTCACCTGGGGCGTGCGCCTGCTCGAGAACGCGGACGAACTCGTTTACGTCGATTCGACACCGATGACCGACGACTGA
- a CDS encoding MATE family efflux transporter: MSLLDRLVAWVTRRFDRLSVVFKSREEFDLTSGDIAKPLFYLSLPIIVTNLLQTAYNLIDTFWLGQYSTDALAAISFAFPMVFLLISVGMGLSVAGSVLVAQHIGADEESDAEYAASQTVALSLLAAILLGFVGYGFVEELLGLLGASSDVLPLATEYMQVISLGMPFMFGFFVFIALMRGYGDTITPMLVMFGSVLLNVILDPFLIFGWGPFPELGIEGAAIATVFSRSLALVVGLGIMFSGTRGVRIRLGQMRPDFSFATKLVSIGFPASIEGMGRALSINLLLVIVAFFPDTVVAAYGIGTRVFSVIFLPAIAVARGVETMTGQNVGANKPDRAKAAADFAARTMFVVLGALGVVAWIGARPITAVFTDDPAVIDVGVTFLRYVAPSFGFIGVMRAYNGSFRGTGKTLTAAAIVLVIYALVRLPIAAILSQTGMGYRGIWLAFAVSNVLGAGLAYGWYRRGTWRYVDVTGAPGAPSVGDDLEVGEPETSTDD, translated from the coding sequence ATGAGTCTACTCGACAGACTCGTCGCGTGGGTCACGCGCCGCTTCGATCGGCTCTCCGTGGTGTTCAAAAGTCGCGAGGAGTTCGACCTCACGTCGGGCGACATCGCGAAACCGCTATTCTATCTCTCTTTGCCGATCATCGTAACGAATCTACTGCAAACGGCGTACAACCTCATCGACACGTTCTGGCTCGGACAGTACAGCACGGACGCGCTGGCCGCGATCAGCTTCGCGTTCCCGATGGTCTTCTTGCTTATTTCGGTCGGAATGGGACTGTCGGTCGCCGGGAGCGTCCTCGTCGCCCAGCACATCGGTGCGGACGAGGAGTCCGACGCGGAGTACGCCGCCTCGCAGACGGTGGCGCTGTCGCTGCTCGCAGCGATACTTCTCGGATTCGTCGGCTACGGCTTCGTCGAGGAGCTGCTCGGCCTTCTCGGCGCGTCGTCGGACGTGTTGCCGCTGGCCACCGAGTACATGCAGGTTATCTCGCTCGGGATGCCGTTCATGTTCGGCTTCTTCGTCTTCATCGCTCTCATGCGAGGCTACGGCGACACGATCACGCCGATGCTAGTGATGTTTGGCTCGGTATTGCTGAACGTCATTCTCGACCCGTTCCTGATCTTCGGCTGGGGACCGTTTCCCGAACTCGGAATCGAAGGCGCGGCGATCGCGACGGTCTTCTCCCGCTCTCTCGCGCTCGTCGTGGGGCTCGGGATCATGTTCAGTGGCACGCGAGGGGTCCGCATCCGCCTCGGACAGATGCGTCCCGACTTCTCCTTTGCGACGAAGCTCGTCAGCATCGGCTTTCCGGCGTCGATCGAGGGGATGGGCCGCGCACTGTCGATCAACCTACTGCTGGTGATCGTCGCCTTCTTCCCGGATACTGTCGTCGCCGCATACGGAATTGGAACGCGGGTGTTCTCGGTCATCTTCCTCCCGGCGATCGCGGTCGCTCGCGGCGTCGAGACGATGACCGGCCAGAACGTCGGAGCGAACAAACCGGACCGCGCGAAGGCCGCTGCCGACTTCGCGGCTCGGACTATGTTCGTCGTTCTCGGGGCGCTTGGCGTGGTAGCGTGGATCGGCGCGCGCCCCATCACTGCCGTGTTCACCGACGATCCGGCCGTCATCGACGTCGGCGTCACGTTCCTTAGATACGTCGCGCCGTCGTTCGGATTCATCGGTGTGATGCGCGCCTACAATGGCAGCTTCCGCGGCACCGGGAAGACGCTTACCGCAGCCGCGATCGTCCTCGTAATCTACGCCCTGGTCCGGCTACCGATCGCAGCGATCCTCTCACAAACGGGGATGGGATACCGGGGAATCTGGCTCGCCTTCGCCGTCTCGAACGTCCTCGGTGCCGGCCTCGCATACGGGTGGTATCGCAGAGGTACCTGGCGGTACGTCGACGTAACCGGCGCGCCGGGGGCACCCTCGGTCGGCGACGATCTCGAGGTCGGTGAGCCGGAGACCAGTACCGACGACTGA
- a CDS encoding TetR/AcrR family transcriptional regulator yields MADDTINDLMEATYCALCKHGYAELTMQDIAAESTKSKGTLHYHFEGKQDLLESFLEYILDRFEERTETIPGETPSEKLHEFFDELLTPSDEDSAEEFRTAILEIKAQSPYNEAYRERLSEFDRALRDRTAGFVADGIETGEFRDGIDPDETADFLVTLFHGAQTRAAAVDRSPEHTKQSVHEYIDSTLRADGSSSEEPTVADGEAEAGK; encoded by the coding sequence ATGGCGGACGATACGATCAACGACCTCATGGAAGCGACGTATTGCGCCCTGTGTAAACACGGCTACGCGGAGTTGACGATGCAGGACATCGCCGCGGAATCGACAAAGAGCAAAGGGACGCTTCACTACCACTTCGAGGGCAAACAGGACCTCCTCGAGTCGTTTCTGGAGTACATTCTGGACAGGTTCGAGGAACGAACCGAAACCATCCCCGGCGAGACGCCGTCCGAGAAACTCCACGAGTTCTTCGACGAACTGCTGACACCGTCCGACGAGGATTCAGCGGAGGAGTTTCGGACGGCAATACTCGAGATTAAGGCACAGTCGCCGTATAACGAGGCGTATCGGGAGCGATTGAGCGAGTTCGACCGCGCGCTCCGCGATCGCACCGCCGGATTCGTCGCGGACGGCATCGAGACCGGGGAGTTTCGGGACGGCATCGATCCGGACGAAACGGCCGACTTTCTCGTGACACTGTTTCACGGAGCGCAAACGCGGGCCGCCGCGGTCGATCGGTCGCCGGAGCACACGAAACAGTCCGTCCACGAGTACATCGACAGTACGCTTCGAGCTGACGGCTCGAGTAGTGAAGAACCGACGGTCGCGGACGGCGAGGCGGAGGCCGGCAAATGA
- a CDS encoding RNA-binding protein — translation MPQIPLHYVDLRTFCYATEDEKRVEEALRTFLPDDDEPLEIDRTESEGHYGDRILVLSARVEKADDVRHVLSRLADLETFDDLIDELDERVTENTELFLRLDKQAAFQGDVRLGDGITFRGKVEAYPAKKEQAVANAEEVLDRLRDRD, via the coding sequence ATGCCACAGATCCCGCTTCACTACGTCGACTTACGAACGTTCTGCTACGCCACCGAGGACGAAAAGCGCGTCGAGGAAGCGCTGCGAACCTTCCTCCCGGACGACGACGAACCGCTTGAAATCGACCGCACAGAGAGCGAGGGCCACTACGGCGACCGTATCCTCGTTCTTTCGGCTCGCGTCGAAAAGGCCGACGACGTCCGCCACGTCCTCTCTCGGCTGGCCGACCTCGAGACCTTCGACGATCTGATCGACGAACTCGACGAGCGGGTCACCGAGAACACCGAACTATTCCTGCGCCTCGACAAGCAGGCCGCCTTCCAGGGCGACGTGCGCCTCGGCGACGGCATCACGTTCCGCGGAAAGGTCGAAGCGTATCCGGCGAAAAAAGAGCAAGCCGTCGCGAACGCAGAGGAAGTCCTCGATCGGTTGCGCGACCGGGACTAG
- a CDS encoding DUF1918 domain-containing protein, whose translation MSFEEDDRVVLHDEHSEFDGETGTVTQTMESMFGDVTYTISFDDGQEAGVPEDDLEAADDEE comes from the coding sequence ATGAGCTTCGAGGAAGACGACCGCGTCGTTCTGCACGACGAGCACAGCGAATTCGACGGCGAAACCGGCACGGTGACCCAGACGATGGAGTCCATGTTCGGTGACGTCACGTATACGATCAGCTTCGACGATGGTCAGGAGGCCGGCGTTCCCGAGGACGACCTCGAGGCGGCCGACGACGAGGAATAA
- a CDS encoding type 1 glutamine amidotransferase domain-containing protein, with product MTEALFVVSEEGYWAEECVEPLETLSDAGVEITVATPSGSPPVVDERSLDPDQVGEETAEHARSVIENDERLNDPISVAQADAEGYDTVVFPGGHGTEWDINQDKHARKLLREIVEGHGKAMVVCHAVGMLAFARDSHGAFIVNGRDVTGFPNAWEEGIVDEADRMPDGRKLPYWVEDEVKAAGGNWDAELDADTSVTVDGDLITGRGPGSSSAAAETLLEELDVEVEA from the coding sequence ATGACGGAAGCACTGTTCGTCGTCAGCGAGGAAGGCTACTGGGCAGAGGAATGTGTCGAACCGCTCGAGACGCTCTCGGATGCGGGAGTAGAGATTACGGTTGCGACGCCGTCGGGCAGTCCACCGGTGGTCGACGAGCGGTCGCTCGATCCCGACCAGGTCGGCGAAGAGACCGCCGAGCATGCCCGATCGGTCATCGAGAACGACGAGCGACTGAACGATCCGATCTCGGTCGCACAGGCCGACGCGGAGGGATACGACACCGTCGTCTTCCCCGGCGGCCACGGGACCGAATGGGACATCAACCAGGACAAACACGCCCGAAAGCTCCTCCGGGAAATCGTGGAAGGCCACGGAAAAGCGATGGTCGTCTGTCACGCCGTCGGCATGCTCGCGTTCGCCCGCGATAGCCACGGCGCGTTCATCGTCAACGGGCGCGATGTGACCGGCTTCCCCAACGCCTGGGAGGAGGGCATCGTCGACGAGGCAGACCGGATGCCCGACGGTCGAAAGCTCCCCTACTGGGTCGAAGACGAAGTGAAAGCGGCAGGCGGAAACTGGGACGCCGAACTCGACGCCGACACGAGCGTCACCGTCGACGGCGACCTCATCACGGGCCGGGGCCCGGGCTCCTCGAGCGCGGCCGCCGAAACTCTGCTCGAGGAACTCGACGTAGAAGTGGAGGCCTGA
- a CDS encoding Hsp20/alpha crystallin family protein → MADRSRPFDGIEELLNRLNRQIETTARSWETQVDNRSRLDLSIGDSATSIDLKDEGDEFVVTADVPGYESDDLELRLSSDTLTVSGNRERTQEVGDDAATYIRRERTMQSFSRQIRLPESVDVDSVRASVNNGMLTVRLPKRVTSDESHSIDID, encoded by the coding sequence ATGGCAGACCGCTCTCGACCGTTCGACGGGATCGAGGAACTGCTCAACCGACTGAACCGCCAGATCGAAACGACGGCGCGGTCGTGGGAAACGCAAGTCGACAACCGGAGCCGCCTCGATCTCTCGATCGGTGACTCGGCGACTAGCATCGACCTCAAAGACGAGGGTGACGAGTTCGTCGTCACCGCCGACGTTCCAGGGTACGAAAGCGACGACCTCGAATTGCGACTATCCAGCGACACACTCACCGTTTCCGGAAACCGTGAACGCACACAGGAGGTCGGCGACGACGCGGCGACCTACATCCGACGAGAACGGACGATGCAATCGTTTAGCCGTCAGATCCGCCTGCCCGAGTCGGTCGACGTCGACTCGGTCCGAGCCAGCGTCAACAACGGTATGCTGACGGTCCGACTTCCCAAGCGGGTGACGAGCGACGAGTCACACTCCATCGATATCGACTGA
- a CDS encoding DHH family phosphoesterase: MSRAADLVSALETTESLAIVCHDNPDPDCLASALAFESIATEHDVTDVTITYGGEISHQQNRAFVNMLDISLRTISRTDIGEYDTISFVDHTVPGMNTEVPEQVTPDIVVDHHPGESSQATYEDVRTDYGATATIFVEYLRDLEIDLTTRLASALLFALHRERLDFVREPTRREYEAALAVYSDANLEILEQLYGSAFTPGTLDAIGRAIVSRDRRGSAMIASVGQTTETDALPQAADYLLNLEGVDTVLAYGIIGDAIRLSGRSIDPRVNMGQTLRSAFDELGAVGGHHDMAGGRIELGLFADDEGDVDELLEFVGSRLTNRFFDALNLDE; this comes from the coding sequence ATGTCGCGTGCGGCCGACCTCGTGTCCGCCCTCGAGACGACCGAGTCGCTGGCGATCGTCTGTCACGACAATCCGGATCCTGACTGTCTCGCCAGCGCGCTCGCATTCGAGTCGATCGCAACAGAACACGACGTAACCGACGTGACGATTACCTACGGGGGCGAGATATCGCATCAGCAAAATCGTGCGTTCGTCAACATGCTCGACATCAGCCTCCGGACCATTTCGCGGACTGACATCGGCGAGTACGACACGATCAGTTTCGTCGACCACACCGTGCCAGGAATGAATACCGAAGTACCGGAACAAGTCACCCCCGACATCGTCGTCGATCATCACCCTGGCGAATCGAGTCAGGCAACGTACGAAGACGTGCGTACCGATTACGGCGCCACGGCGACTATTTTCGTCGAATACCTTCGCGACCTCGAGATAGATCTGACGACGAGACTCGCTTCGGCGCTGCTCTTTGCGCTCCACCGAGAGCGACTCGACTTCGTCCGCGAACCCACGCGACGCGAGTACGAGGCCGCGCTGGCAGTCTACTCCGATGCGAACCTCGAAATTTTAGAGCAGTTGTACGGCAGCGCGTTCACACCGGGAACGCTCGATGCCATCGGTCGAGCGATAGTCAGCCGAGACCGGCGGGGTTCAGCGATGATTGCGAGCGTCGGCCAAACTACCGAGACGGATGCACTTCCCCAGGCGGCGGACTACCTGCTCAATCTCGAAGGCGTGGATACGGTGTTGGCCTATGGCATTATCGGCGACGCGATTCGCCTGAGCGGCCGCTCCATCGATCCCCGTGTCAACATGGGCCAGACCCTCCGGTCGGCGTTCGATGAACTGGGTGCCGTTGGCGGCCACCACGATATGGCTGGCGGCCGAATCGAACTCGGACTATTTGCCGACGACGAAGGTGACGTGGACGAATTGCTCGAGTTCGTCGGCAGTCGACTCACGAACAGATTTTTCGACGCGTTGAACCTCGACGAGTGA